From Primulina huaijiensis isolate GDHJ02 chromosome 15, ASM1229523v2, whole genome shotgun sequence, one genomic window encodes:
- the LOC140960578 gene encoding membrane-anchored ubiquitin-fold protein 3-like isoform X1, giving the protein MAEGVQQLELRFRIFDGTDICQGNYPLSTNTDTIKERLMSEWPQDKSTIPTSMGDMKIIHAGEILEDGRTLAESRLCVILGEVVTMHVVVQPPEGRRRTGRKSGSTLLPRALEQNPNTYLMHAGNGRLTTPTVVSDIYSFFIDRLNDQRKINLKM; this is encoded by the exons ATGGCTGAGGGAGTGCAACAACTTGAACTTAGGTTCAGAATTTTTGATGGAACAGATATATGTCAGGGAAACTACCCATTGTCAACTAATACTGATACTATAAAAGAAAGGCTTATGTCAGAGTGGCCTCAAG ATAAATCAACCATACCAACTTCCATGGGCGatatgaaaataatacatgCTGGGGAAATTCTCGAGGACGGAAGGACACTTGCTGAGTCTAGATTATGCGTCATTCTTGGGGAAGTTGTTACAATGCATGTAGTTGTACAACCTCCTGAAGGTAGACGAAGGACCG GCAGAAAATCAGGGTCCACGTTGTTGCCCCGTGCTTTAGAACAGAACCCAAATACATACTTGATGCATGCGGGGAATGGAAGACTGACGACTCCAACAGTAGTTTCAGAcatatattctttttttataGATAGATTGAATGATCAAAGGAAAATTAATCTCAAGatgtaa
- the LOC140960025 gene encoding zinc finger protein CONSTANS-LIKE 13, producing the protein MRSMVDQESNAFCDYEIRLCDFCNESTALLYCRADSAKLCLNCDREVHSTNQLFAKHSRCLLCDSCDSSPASIFCCSESVVLCQNCDWETHKDVRCIHDRRPLEWFNGCPSVSELLNILGFEELGKKSLDLGGGNDEEWSDLLVWETPSIVSIDDLIVSNDSSDSGHRFQAMGVPPLPKNRNATCGKYKEEILCQLREMAKAEPNYSSCLECIDSHDEFIPQAPEKCQLMDKYNSPGMDNNTVPTFVTSYETSAYEQCDYTGVIRDQGFHPPVLSNFIEINHLVTDKDSDVGTNLGTANGFIETQPQVLADSKMLQVISKGGVRELNSQERETAISRYKEKRKTRRYNKQIRYESRKVRAEGRTRIKGRFAKMDRYNETKEQVLRI; encoded by the exons ATGAGAAGTATGGTGGACCAAGAAAGTAACGCATTTTGTGATTATGAAATCCGTCTGTGCGATTTCTGCAACGAATCAACGGCCCTTCTGTATTGCCGGGCTGACTCAGCAAAGCTCTGCTTGAATTGCGATCGTGAGGTGCACTCCACGAACCAGCTTTTCGCCAAACATAGCAGGTGTCTCCTCTGTGATTCGTGCGACTCTTCTCCGGCGTCGATATTTTGCTGCTCAGAATCTGTAGTTCTTTGCCAGAACTGTGATTGGGAGACCCACAAAGATGTGAGGTGTATTCATGATCGTCGCCCGCTTGAATGGTTTAACGGATGCCCTTCTGTGAGTGAGCTGCTGAATATTCTTGGGTTTGAAGAGTTGGGGAAGAAAAGTTTGGATCTTGGTGGTGGAAATGATGAGGAGTGGTCGGATCTGTTGGTGTGGGAAACACCTTCGATAGTGAGTATCGATGATTTGATCGTGTCGAATGATTCCTCCGATTCTGGACATAGATTTCAGGCCATGGGGGTGCCACCTCTGCCTAAG AATCGAAATGCGACATGTGGTAAATATAAAGAAGAAATACTTTGCCAACTTCGTGAGATGGCGAAGGCAGAACCCAACTACAGCAGTTGCCTGGAATGTATTGACTCTCATGATGAATTTATACCACAAGCACCCGAAAAGTGTCAGTTGATGGACAAGTACAACAGTCCAGGCATGGATAATAACACAGTGCCAACATTTGTTACTTCATACGAG ACAAGTGCATATGAGCAATGTGATTATACCGGTGTAATTCGAGATCAAGGCTTTCATCCTCCCGTTTTGAGTAACTTCATTGAAATAAACCATTTAGTAACAGACAAAGATTCAGACGTTGGCACCAATTTGGGTACTGCAAATGGCTTCATCGAAACGCAGCCCCAAGTTCTTGCGGATTCCAAAATGCTTCAAGTGATTTCTAAAGGTGGTGTCCGGGAATTGAACAGCCAGGAAAGAGAGACTGCCATCTCACGGTACAAAGAGAAAAGGAAAACTCGAAG GTATAATAAGCAGATCAGATATGAATCGAGGAAGGTGCGTGCAGAAGGCAGGACAAGAATTAAGGGGCGTTTTGCAAAGATGGATCGCTATAACGAAACAAAAGAACAGGTGCTGAGAATTTGA
- the LOC140960578 gene encoding membrane-anchored ubiquitin-fold protein 3-like isoform X2, producing the protein MAEGVQQLELRFRIFDGTDICQGNYPLSTNTDTIKERLMSEWPQDKSTIPTSMGDMKIIHAGEILEDGRTLAESRLCVILGEVVTMHVVVQPPEGRRRTENQGPRCCPVL; encoded by the exons ATGGCTGAGGGAGTGCAACAACTTGAACTTAGGTTCAGAATTTTTGATGGAACAGATATATGTCAGGGAAACTACCCATTGTCAACTAATACTGATACTATAAAAGAAAGGCTTATGTCAGAGTGGCCTCAAG ATAAATCAACCATACCAACTTCCATGGGCGatatgaaaataatacatgCTGGGGAAATTCTCGAGGACGGAAGGACACTTGCTGAGTCTAGATTATGCGTCATTCTTGGGGAAGTTGTTACAATGCATGTAGTTGTACAACCTCCTGAAGGTAGACGAAGGACCG AAAATCAGGGTCCACGTTGTTGCCCCGTGCTTTAG
- the LOC140959987 gene encoding monothiol glutaredoxin-S11-like, protein MNMAEKILKLASENGIMIFSKSTCCLCYAVQMLFQELHVKPNIYEIDRDPEGKEIEKALMRMGFSGPIPAVFINGKMVGSTNEVMSLHLSGSLIPLLKPYCQAN, encoded by the coding sequence ATGAATATGGCCGAGAAGATACTAAAACTGGCATCAGAAAACGGTATCATGATCTTCAGCAAGAGCACTTGCTGCTTGTGCTACGCGGTGCAGATGCTGTTCCAAGAACTCCACGTAAAACCTAACATCTACGAAATAGACCGCGACCCCGAGGGGAAGGAAATCGAGAAGGCCTTGATGAGGATGGGATTCAGCGGGCCTATACCCGCAGTTTTCATCAACGGAAAGATGGTCGGTTCAACCAATGAAGTCATGTCTCTCCACTTGAGTGGCTCCTTGATTCCACTGCTCAAACCTTATTGCCAGGCTAATTAA
- the LOC140958844 gene encoding protein TRANSPORT INHIBITOR RESPONSE 1-like, whose product FIKCRNLRELDLGESEVEDLSSHWLTHFPDSYSSLESLNISCLGSEVNFSVLERLVVRCPNLKTLRLNRAVPLEKLPILLQHAPQLSDLGTGAYFAEIRPDIFSNLADAFSLCKQLKSLSGFWDVVPAYVPAMYCVCSTITSLNLSYATIQSMDLIKLASQCRNLQRLWVLDYIEDIGLEAIAASCKDLQELRVFPSDPYVNEPNVSLTEQGLVAISEGCPKLQSVLYFCRQMSNAALLAIAKNRPNLIRFRLCILDPRSPDYLNLEPLDNGFGAIVENCKELRRLSLTGLLTDKVFEYIGTHAKKLEMLSIAFAGDSDLGLHHVLSGCESLRKLEIRDCPFGDQALLANAGKLETMRSLWMSSCSVTFGACKLLGQKIPRLNVEVIDENGLLDSRPESCPAEKLYVYRTVAGQRVDMPGFVRTMDADGQA is encoded by the exons TTTATAAAATGCAGGAATCTCCGAGAATTAGACTTGGGGGAGAGTGAAGTGGAGGACTTGAGTAGTCATTGGCTAACCCATTTTCCGGACAGTTATTCTTCACTAGAGTCTCTTAATATATCTTGCTTGGGGTCAGAGGTGAATTTTTCTGTGTTGGAGCGATTGGTTGTCCGATGCCCAAATCTGAAAACACTTAGGCTAAACCGTGCTGTACCCCTTGAGAAGCTACCTATTCTACTTCAGCATGCACCCCAGTTGTCTGATCTAGGTACTGGTGCCTATTTTGCTGAAATTCGCCCGGATATCTTCTCAAACTTGGCAGATGCCTTTTCACTTTGCAAGCAACTCAAAAGCTTGTCTGGTTTTTGGGATGTGGTTCCCGCATATGTTCCAGCAATGTATTGTGTTTGCTCTACAATTACTTCCTTGAATTTGAGTTATGCCACTATTCAGAGCATGGATCTCATCAAGCTTGCTAGCCAATGTCGGAACTTACAGCGACTATGG GTTCTGGATTACATAGAAGATATTGGTCTTGAAGCTATTGCAGCATCTTGCAAGGACCTGCAAGAGCTTCGTGTATTTCCTTCAGATCCTTATGTAAATGAGCCAAATGTATCTTTGACAGAACAAGGGCTTGTCGCTATATCAGAGGGCTGCCCCAAACTTCAGTCTGTTTTATATTTCTGCCGCCAGATGTCAAATGCTGCATTGCTTGCAATAGCAAAAAATCGCCCAAATTTGATCCGCTTCCGATTGTGTATTCTTGATCCTCGATCCCCTGATTACTTGAACCTTGAACCACTTGACAACGGTTTTGGGGCTATTGTAGAAAACTGCAAGGAACTGCGTCGCCTCTCTCTCACTGGCCTCCTCACAGATAAAGTGTTTGAATATATTGGGACACATGCTAAGAAATTGGAGATGCTCTCTATAGCTTTTGCTGGGGATAGCGACTTGGGCCTACATCATGTGTTGTCGGGGTGTGAAAGTCTTCGAAAATTGGAGATCAGAGACTGCCCATTTGGGGATCAGGCACTCTTGGCTAATGCTGGGAAGCTGGAGACAATGCGATCCCTTTGGATGTCTTCTTGCTCTGTTACTTTTGGAGCATGCAAGCTACTCGGTCAGAAGATACCCCGACTCAATGTTGAAGTTATAGACGAGAATGGTCTCCTAGATTCTAGGCCCGAAAGCTGCCCTGCAGAGAAACTTTATGTTTACAGGACGGTTGCCGGACAAAGGGTGGATATGCCTGGTTTTGTTAGGACAATGGATGCAGATGGGCAGGCTTGA
- the LOC140959565 gene encoding zinc finger CCCH domain-containing protein 32, whose translation MELYGSQSGQPQGEWGQETGVRESMRRLNLWEREVYPDRPGQPDCAYYMRTGSCGYGAKCRFHHPRDRGSDFGVGEYPERVGEPACQYYLRTGTCKFGVSCKFNHPKNAGGSLTNVPLNVYGYPLRPGEKECSYYLKSGQCKFGTTCKFDHPQPAGSVVPASARPFYANVQSLSSVSPEQYDSSSSSYRVARPPIVPGSYVAGAYGPMLLQHGVVPISNWNPYSGAVSPTPSPGAQPSVGAPSMYGMSQLGSSAPAITGVYPQLPSSSNINKELQFPERLGQPNCNYYMRTGDCKYGLSCRYNHPPDWLLSKTNCALSPMGLPLRPGMQACSFYLQNGHCKFGRTCKFDHPPTVKYSPSSSYSEMPG comes from the exons ATGGAGCTGTACGGGTCGCAGTCGGGTCAGCCGCAGGGGGAGTGGGGTCAAGAAACTGGCGTGAGAG AATCAATGCGGAGGTTGAATTTGTGGGAGAGAGAAGTGTACCCGGATAGACCGGGTCAGCCCGACTGTGCGTATTATATGCGGACCGGGTCGTGTGGGTACGGTGCCAAGTGCCGGTTTCATCACCCCCGGGATCGTGGCAGCGAT TTTGGAGTTGGAGAGTATCCGGAGCGAGTAGGGGAGCCAGCATGTCAG TATTATTTACGAACAGGGACCTGTAAATTTGGTGTGTCCTGCAAGTTTAATCACCCCAAAAATGCGGGTGGATCATTGACCAATGTACCtctaaatgtttatggatatcCGTTACGACCG GGGGAGAAAGAGTGCTCCTACTATTTGAAATCGGGGCAATGCAAATTTGGCACAACATGTAAATTCGATCATCCTCAACcagctggttcagttgtgcCTGCATCTGCACGTCCATTTTATGCGAACGTGCAGTCTCTTTCTTCTGTGTCTCCTGAGCAGTATGACAGCTCATCGAGCAGCTATAGGGTTGCGAGGCCCCCTATAGTTCCTGGTTCTTACGTTGCTGGTGCTTATGGCCCCATGCTGCTTCAACATGGAGTGGTTCCCATTTCAAATTGGAATCCATACTCG GGAGCAGTAAGCCCTACACCATCACCTGGTGCTCAACCTTCAGTGGGGGCACCTTCTATGTACGGGATGTCACAGCTAGGTTCTTCTGCACCTGCCATTACAGGAGTTTATCCCCAGTTACCTTCTTCGAGCAACATTAATAAGGAACTTCAGTTTCCGGAAAGACTTGGACAGCCGAACTGCAACTATTACATGAGAACTGGggattgtaaatatggattatCTTGTAGGTATAACCATCCACCGGATTGGCTCTTGTCGAAAACCAATTGTGCTCTTAGCCCCATGGGGCTTCCTCTACGCCCG GGGATGCAGGCCTGCAGTTTTTATTTGCAGAATGGACACTGCAAGTTTGGGCGTACATGCAAATTCGATCATCCGCCAACTGTAAAATACAGCCCATCTTCTTCTTATTCTGAAATGCCAG GATAA
- the LOC140959563 gene encoding homeobox protein LUMINIDEPENDENS-like isoform X1: MESSKDNQLELAVSKRSATLYQELLEAQNDLFQTQIEKLQKIVATQCKLTGVNPLSQEMAAGALSIKIGKRPRDLLNPKAVQYLQFVFSIKDTVGKREIREISAQFGVAATQVHEFFTGQRSRVRNFVRLSREKADRSRTCDDSHHGTASTSYPNVSAEPVPIDTVAPYSHEGSSRLMQPEVVPLGKEKSDVYFMDNIFRLMRSEESFSGQVKLLEWILLIEKISVLHWFLVEGGVMILATWLSQAAMEEQTSVLNIVLKVLCHLPLRKALPVHMSAILQSVNKLRFYRASDISNRARILLSTWSKMFASSQSSNKLNGNKSVGDAQDEMLLKQSIKEVMGNETWDSNVNYSEADLRITNGNTNSFRKLESPQKWKLLTSSEEESNKRRGVMSSQMRERRRVKMVDPPGQRIVANSPHIVKSTPATHSRPLSADDIQKAKMRTQFMQSKYTKNDDNSQVKSDSPHNCSTPHSNVPPSIPKPVLADLDERRELDNSTTKVSNIRVTTRSNLEEPPWKKIKRIPFTWRTPREVKIGESWLVGTGESSKEVEVQKNRIRREREIIYRTIQEIPTNPREPWDREMDYDDTLTPEIPVEQLPDVEPLETPQVSVNGCEESAAAVSTTLSGAGGSVPEPDLELLAELLKNPELVYALTSGQAGDLSSTETVKLLDMIKVNGVTSFSNFAGLGAKGDNKAEVSLPSPTPSSDNVPNGVKRDLTRNPFSRQHITAKGSVFQAPETARIPGAPVFVSHPPPVSTLQSTIQSQPRTNILMHNKSSNVHYLAPEMVLNHPNTAINSNRASPSLLRVENFGNIDMSAASLGISSSRLLPTPTSAPLHPQLPYTRECTVPHSLSTRPGYEKINFHQKNPTINNVRTGAPVNAAVPSGTWERNERAGRHGFESWSPENSPHRRYEHTPGQNYPEPRVNIRDGRERQTHRNSVQSSGYRDQRTGGVRDYRR; this comes from the exons ATGGAGTCTTCGAAGGACAATCAATTGGAATTGGCCGTGTCGAAGAGGTCCGCGACTTTGTATCAAGAGTTGTTGGAGGCTCAGAACGATCTTTTTCAGACACAGATTGAAAAGCTCCAAAAAATTGTTGCCACCCAATGTAAATTAACTGGCGTTAATCCCCTGTCCCAAGAAATG GCTGCTGGAGCGTTATCTATTAAAATCG GAAAGCGACCTCGAGATCTGTTGAATCCAAAGGCTGTACAGTACTTGCAGTTTGTATTTTCTATCAAAGATACAGTTGGCAAGAGGGAAATACGGGAAATCAGTGCTCAGTTTGGGGTTGCGGCTACTCAG GTCCACGAGTTCTTTACTGGTCAGCGATCAAGAGTTAGGAACTTTGTCAGATTGTCCAGAGAGAAGGCTGACAGGTCTAGGACCTGTGATGATAGTCATCATGGAACAGCCTCAACTTCATATCCAAACGTGTCTGCAGAACCTGTTCCAATCGACACAGTAGCTCCCTATAGTCATGAAGGATCATCTCGATTGATGCAGCCTGAGGTGGTCCCATTAGGCAAAGAAAAGTCGGATGTGTATTTTATGGACAATATCTTTCGCTTGATGAGGAGTGAAGAATCTTTCTCTGGACAGGTTAAATTGCTGGAGTGGATTTTACTGATTGAAAAAATCTCAGTACTTCACTG GTTTTTGGTTGAAGGCGGAGTGATGATATTAGCAACATGGCTGAGTCAAGCGGCTATGGAAGAACAAACGAGTGTTCTTAACATTGTTCTGAAG GTGCTTTGTCATTTGCCTTTACGCAAGGCTCTCCCCGTGCATATGTCAGCTATATTGCAAAGTGTTAACAAACTACGTTTTTATAGGGCATCAG ACATCTCGAACAGGGCAAGAATTTTACTATCTACGTGGAGCAAAATGTTTGCAAGCAGCCAATCTTCAAACAAACTCAACGGTAACAAATCTGTTGGTGATGCACAGGATGAGATGCTATTGAAGCAAAG CATTAAAGAAGTCATGGGCAATGAAACTTGGGATTCAAATGTTAATTACTCG GAAGCAGATCTGAGAATAACAAATGGAAATACAAACAGCTTCAG GAAGTTGGAATCTCCACAGAAATGGAAGCTGCTTACTTCATCAGAGGAGGAATCTAATAAAAGGAGAGGTGTCATGTCGTCTC AAATGCGAGAGCGAAGGAGGGTTAAGATGGTTGATCCCCCTGGCCAAAGAATAGTTGCCAATAGCCCACATATTGTGAAATCCACACCTGCAACTCACAGCAGGCCACTTTCAGCTGACGATATACAGAAAGCGAAAATGCGCACCCAATTTATGCAAAGTAAATATACAAAGAATGATGATAATTCCCAAGTGAAGTCTGATAGTCCACACAATTGTAGCACACCCCATTCCAATGTCCCACCATCAATACCTAAACCTGTTCTGGCGGATCTTGATGAGAGGAGGGAACTTGATAATTCCACAACCAAAGTTTCTAACATACGGGTGACTACTCGTTCAAATTTGGAGGAACCTCCATGGAAAAAGATCAAGAGAATCCCGTTCACGTGGCGGACACCCCGAG AAGTCAAAATTGGGGAATCATGGCTTGTCGGCACTGGTGAAAGCAGCAAAGAAGTTGAAGTTCAGAAAAATAGAATAAGGCGCGAGAGGGAAATAATTTACAGGACAATTCAAGAAATTCCAACAAACCCAAGAGAACCTTGGGACAGAGAAATGGACTATGATGACACATTAACTCCCGAAATTCCTGTAGAGCAGTTACCCGATGTTGAACCACTCGAAACACCACAAGTTTCTGTTAATGGCTGCGAGGAAAGTGCAGCTGCGGTCTCAACAACATTGAGTGGTGCTGGTGGGAGTGTACCTGAACCAGATCTTGAACTGCTAGCTGAGTTGCTTAAAAACCCGGAATTAGTTTATGCATTGACTTCGGGCCAGGCTGGTGATTTATCGAGTACTGAGACTGTCAAGCTTCTTGATATGATTAAGGTTAATGGGGTGACCTCTTTCAGTAATTTTGCTGGTTTAGGTGCAAAAGGTGACAACAAAGCCGAGGTTTCTCTGCCCTCACCAACTCCATCAAGCGACAATGTGCCG AATGGAGTGAAGCGCGACTTAACGAGAAACCCATTTTCACGGCAGCACATAACTGCGAAAGGCAGTGTATTTCAAGCCCCGGAAACTGCTCGTATTCCAGGGGCCCCTGTTTTTGTCTCTCACCCCCCACCAGTATCGACTCTGCAATCCACTATTCAGTCGCAGCCGCGTACAAATATTCTTATGCATAACAAATCCTCCAATGTACACTATCTGGCACCAGAGATGGTGCTAAACCACCCGAATACTGCAATCAACTCTAATCGTGCCTCACCTAGTTTACTCCGGGTCGAAAACTTTGGCAATATCGATATGTCAGCAGCATCTCTGGGCATTTCATCATCCAGGCTCTTACCAACTCCCACATCTGCACCATTACATCCACAGCTTCCTTACACACGGGAGTGTACTGTTCCCCATTCATTAAGTACAAGACCGggttatgagaaaattaatttccatCAAAAGAATCCAACTATAAACAATGTTCGCACCGGGGCCCCTGTAAATGCTGCAGTGCCTTCAGGGACCTGGGAGAGAAATGAACGTGCAGGAAGGCACGGATTTGAATCATGGAGCCCAGAAAATAGCCCACATAGACGTTATGAACACACTCCAGGCCAAAATTATCCCGAACCAAGAGTGAATATAAGAGACGGGAGAGAGAGGCAGACACATCGGAATTCAGTGCAGTCTTCTGGTTACCGGGACCAGAGAACGGGTGGGGTACGTGACTATAGAAGATAG
- the LOC140959563 gene encoding homeobox protein LUMINIDEPENDENS-like isoform X2, translating to MESSKDNQLELAVSKRSATLYQELLEAQNDLFQTQIEKLQKIVATQCKLTGVNPLSQEMAAGALSIKIGKRPRDLLNPKAVQYLQFVFSIKDTVGKREIREISAQFGVAATQVHEFFTGQRSRVRNFVRLSREKADRSRTCDDSHHGTASTSYPNVSAEPVPIDTVAPYSHEGSSRLMQPEVKLLEWILLIEKISVLHWFLVEGGVMILATWLSQAAMEEQTSVLNIVLKVLCHLPLRKALPVHMSAILQSVNKLRFYRASDISNRARILLSTWSKMFASSQSSNKLNGNKSVGDAQDEMLLKQSIKEVMGNETWDSNVNYSEADLRITNGNTNSFRKLESPQKWKLLTSSEEESNKRRGVMSSQMRERRRVKMVDPPGQRIVANSPHIVKSTPATHSRPLSADDIQKAKMRTQFMQSKYTKNDDNSQVKSDSPHNCSTPHSNVPPSIPKPVLADLDERRELDNSTTKVSNIRVTTRSNLEEPPWKKIKRIPFTWRTPREVKIGESWLVGTGESSKEVEVQKNRIRREREIIYRTIQEIPTNPREPWDREMDYDDTLTPEIPVEQLPDVEPLETPQVSVNGCEESAAAVSTTLSGAGGSVPEPDLELLAELLKNPELVYALTSGQAGDLSSTETVKLLDMIKVNGVTSFSNFAGLGAKGDNKAEVSLPSPTPSSDNVPNGVKRDLTRNPFSRQHITAKGSVFQAPETARIPGAPVFVSHPPPVSTLQSTIQSQPRTNILMHNKSSNVHYLAPEMVLNHPNTAINSNRASPSLLRVENFGNIDMSAASLGISSSRLLPTPTSAPLHPQLPYTRECTVPHSLSTRPGYEKINFHQKNPTINNVRTGAPVNAAVPSGTWERNERAGRHGFESWSPENSPHRRYEHTPGQNYPEPRVNIRDGRERQTHRNSVQSSGYRDQRTGGVRDYRR from the exons ATGGAGTCTTCGAAGGACAATCAATTGGAATTGGCCGTGTCGAAGAGGTCCGCGACTTTGTATCAAGAGTTGTTGGAGGCTCAGAACGATCTTTTTCAGACACAGATTGAAAAGCTCCAAAAAATTGTTGCCACCCAATGTAAATTAACTGGCGTTAATCCCCTGTCCCAAGAAATG GCTGCTGGAGCGTTATCTATTAAAATCG GAAAGCGACCTCGAGATCTGTTGAATCCAAAGGCTGTACAGTACTTGCAGTTTGTATTTTCTATCAAAGATACAGTTGGCAAGAGGGAAATACGGGAAATCAGTGCTCAGTTTGGGGTTGCGGCTACTCAG GTCCACGAGTTCTTTACTGGTCAGCGATCAAGAGTTAGGAACTTTGTCAGATTGTCCAGAGAGAAGGCTGACAGGTCTAGGACCTGTGATGATAGTCATCATGGAACAGCCTCAACTTCATATCCAAACGTGTCTGCAGAACCTGTTCCAATCGACACAGTAGCTCCCTATAGTCATGAAGGATCATCTCGATTGATGCAGCCTGAG GTTAAATTGCTGGAGTGGATTTTACTGATTGAAAAAATCTCAGTACTTCACTG GTTTTTGGTTGAAGGCGGAGTGATGATATTAGCAACATGGCTGAGTCAAGCGGCTATGGAAGAACAAACGAGTGTTCTTAACATTGTTCTGAAG GTGCTTTGTCATTTGCCTTTACGCAAGGCTCTCCCCGTGCATATGTCAGCTATATTGCAAAGTGTTAACAAACTACGTTTTTATAGGGCATCAG ACATCTCGAACAGGGCAAGAATTTTACTATCTACGTGGAGCAAAATGTTTGCAAGCAGCCAATCTTCAAACAAACTCAACGGTAACAAATCTGTTGGTGATGCACAGGATGAGATGCTATTGAAGCAAAG CATTAAAGAAGTCATGGGCAATGAAACTTGGGATTCAAATGTTAATTACTCG GAAGCAGATCTGAGAATAACAAATGGAAATACAAACAGCTTCAG GAAGTTGGAATCTCCACAGAAATGGAAGCTGCTTACTTCATCAGAGGAGGAATCTAATAAAAGGAGAGGTGTCATGTCGTCTC AAATGCGAGAGCGAAGGAGGGTTAAGATGGTTGATCCCCCTGGCCAAAGAATAGTTGCCAATAGCCCACATATTGTGAAATCCACACCTGCAACTCACAGCAGGCCACTTTCAGCTGACGATATACAGAAAGCGAAAATGCGCACCCAATTTATGCAAAGTAAATATACAAAGAATGATGATAATTCCCAAGTGAAGTCTGATAGTCCACACAATTGTAGCACACCCCATTCCAATGTCCCACCATCAATACCTAAACCTGTTCTGGCGGATCTTGATGAGAGGAGGGAACTTGATAATTCCACAACCAAAGTTTCTAACATACGGGTGACTACTCGTTCAAATTTGGAGGAACCTCCATGGAAAAAGATCAAGAGAATCCCGTTCACGTGGCGGACACCCCGAG AAGTCAAAATTGGGGAATCATGGCTTGTCGGCACTGGTGAAAGCAGCAAAGAAGTTGAAGTTCAGAAAAATAGAATAAGGCGCGAGAGGGAAATAATTTACAGGACAATTCAAGAAATTCCAACAAACCCAAGAGAACCTTGGGACAGAGAAATGGACTATGATGACACATTAACTCCCGAAATTCCTGTAGAGCAGTTACCCGATGTTGAACCACTCGAAACACCACAAGTTTCTGTTAATGGCTGCGAGGAAAGTGCAGCTGCGGTCTCAACAACATTGAGTGGTGCTGGTGGGAGTGTACCTGAACCAGATCTTGAACTGCTAGCTGAGTTGCTTAAAAACCCGGAATTAGTTTATGCATTGACTTCGGGCCAGGCTGGTGATTTATCGAGTACTGAGACTGTCAAGCTTCTTGATATGATTAAGGTTAATGGGGTGACCTCTTTCAGTAATTTTGCTGGTTTAGGTGCAAAAGGTGACAACAAAGCCGAGGTTTCTCTGCCCTCACCAACTCCATCAAGCGACAATGTGCCG AATGGAGTGAAGCGCGACTTAACGAGAAACCCATTTTCACGGCAGCACATAACTGCGAAAGGCAGTGTATTTCAAGCCCCGGAAACTGCTCGTATTCCAGGGGCCCCTGTTTTTGTCTCTCACCCCCCACCAGTATCGACTCTGCAATCCACTATTCAGTCGCAGCCGCGTACAAATATTCTTATGCATAACAAATCCTCCAATGTACACTATCTGGCACCAGAGATGGTGCTAAACCACCCGAATACTGCAATCAACTCTAATCGTGCCTCACCTAGTTTACTCCGGGTCGAAAACTTTGGCAATATCGATATGTCAGCAGCATCTCTGGGCATTTCATCATCCAGGCTCTTACCAACTCCCACATCTGCACCATTACATCCACAGCTTCCTTACACACGGGAGTGTACTGTTCCCCATTCATTAAGTACAAGACCGggttatgagaaaattaatttccatCAAAAGAATCCAACTATAAACAATGTTCGCACCGGGGCCCCTGTAAATGCTGCAGTGCCTTCAGGGACCTGGGAGAGAAATGAACGTGCAGGAAGGCACGGATTTGAATCATGGAGCCCAGAAAATAGCCCACATAGACGTTATGAACACACTCCAGGCCAAAATTATCCCGAACCAAGAGTGAATATAAGAGACGGGAGAGAGAGGCAGACACATCGGAATTCAGTGCAGTCTTCTGGTTACCGGGACCAGAGAACGGGTGGGGTACGTGACTATAGAAGATAG